Proteins encoded in a region of the Scyliorhinus canicula chromosome 2, sScyCan1.1, whole genome shotgun sequence genome:
- the LOC119954919 gene encoding high mobility group protein B3-like isoform X2, translated as MAKRDPKKPRGKMSSYAYFVQTCREEHKKNPDIPVNFSEISKRCSERWKTTSSKEKCKFEELAIVDEARYDREMKNYVPVKGSKKKKKKDPNAPKRPPSGFFLFCSEHRPKIKAVSPGLSIGDVAKKLGERWNACSEEAKKLFISKAYKLKEKYDKDVADYRTKGKVDSAK; from the exons ATGGCAAAACGTGACCCTAAGAAGCCAAGAGGCAAGATGTCCTCTTATGCTTACTTTGTCCAAACTTGCCGTGAAGAACACAAgaagaa cccTGATATTCCGGTTAATTTCTCAGAAATCTCAAAAAGGTGCTCTGAAAGATGGAAGACCACGTCTAGCAAAGAGAAGTGCAAATTTGAAGAATTGGCGATAGTAGATGAGGCACGTTACGACCGGGAAATGAAAAATTACGTGCCAGTGAAAGGTagcaagaagaagaagaagaaggatCCCAATGCACCAAAGAGGCCCCCCTCTGGATTCTTCTTGTTTTGCTCGGAACACCGACCAAAAATCAAAGCTGTGAGTCCTGGCTTATCTATTGGTGATGTAGCAAAGAAGCTTGGTGAGCGATGGAATGCTTGTAGTGAAGAGGCGAAGAAGCTGTTCATTAGCAAAGCTTATAAATTGAAGGAGAAATATGATAAGGATGTTGCTGATTATCGCACCAAAGGCAAGGTGGATAGTGCAAAGTAG
- the LOC119954919 gene encoding high mobility group protein B3-like isoform X1 encodes MAKRDPKKPRGKMSSYAYFVQTCREEHKKKHPDIPVNFSEISKRCSERWKTTSSKEKCKFEELAIVDEARYDREMKNYVPVKGSKKKKKKDPNAPKRPPSGFFLFCSEHRPKIKAVSPGLSIGDVAKKLGERWNACSEEAKKLFISKAYKLKEKYDKDVADYRTKGKVDSAK; translated from the exons ATGGCAAAACGTGACCCTAAGAAGCCAAGAGGCAAGATGTCCTCTTATGCTTACTTTGTCCAAACTTGCCGTGAAGAACACAAgaagaagca cccTGATATTCCGGTTAATTTCTCAGAAATCTCAAAAAGGTGCTCTGAAAGATGGAAGACCACGTCTAGCAAAGAGAAGTGCAAATTTGAAGAATTGGCGATAGTAGATGAGGCACGTTACGACCGGGAAATGAAAAATTACGTGCCAGTGAAAGGTagcaagaagaagaagaagaaggatCCCAATGCACCAAAGAGGCCCCCCTCTGGATTCTTCTTGTTTTGCTCGGAACACCGACCAAAAATCAAAGCTGTGAGTCCTGGCTTATCTATTGGTGATGTAGCAAAGAAGCTTGGTGAGCGATGGAATGCTTGTAGTGAAGAGGCGAAGAAGCTGTTCATTAGCAAAGCTTATAAATTGAAGGAGAAATATGATAAGGATGTTGCTGATTATCGCACCAAAGGCAAGGTGGATAGTGCAAAGTAG